A genomic region of Leptolyngbya sp. NIES-2104 contains the following coding sequences:
- a CDS encoding CmpA/NrtA family ABC transporter substrate-binding protein: MSNLSRRKFLFTAGATAAGAVVVNGCSTGLNKSASSGSSPAAAPAVNVSAADAPETTTAKLGFIALTDSAPLIIALEKGYFAKYGMKDVSVTKQTSWAVVRDNLELGSDRGGIDGSHILTPMPYFISAGKITKGNTPVPMYILARLNTDGQGISISNDYADLKLAVDSTPLKAKIEELKSGGKKFKAAVTFPGGNHDLFMRYWLSAGGINPETDVDIVVVPPPQMVANMETKTMDAFCVGEPWNDRLVTKKIGYTAITTGEFWRNHPEKSFAMRADWVDKNPKAAKALLAAVQEAQVWCDKDENKEEMCKIISADKYIKAPVDDILERARGTFDMGNGRVLTNSDLLMKFWRESASFPFKSHDTWFVTENMRWGKFDANTDVKALVDKVNRSDLWQDAAKLIGQEAAIPKDTASRGVETFFDKVTFDAANPKAYLDSLKIKKA; the protein is encoded by the coding sequence ATGTCTAATCTCTCACGACGTAAGTTTCTCTTCACCGCTGGTGCAACCGCTGCTGGAGCAGTGGTGGTCAATGGTTGTAGCACTGGACTGAACAAAAGCGCTTCTAGTGGTTCCTCTCCCGCTGCGGCTCCCGCTGTGAATGTGAGTGCAGCTGATGCCCCCGAAACTACGACTGCCAAGCTTGGATTTATTGCACTGACCGATTCGGCTCCGTTGATCATTGCCTTAGAAAAAGGCTACTTTGCTAAGTACGGCATGAAAGATGTGTCCGTGACCAAGCAAACTTCTTGGGCAGTCGTGCGGGATAATTTGGAACTCGGTTCAGACCGGGGCGGAATTGATGGATCGCACATTCTTACCCCGATGCCTTACTTCATAAGCGCAGGTAAGATTACCAAAGGTAACACGCCTGTCCCGATGTACATCTTGGCGCGGTTGAACACGGATGGACAAGGTATCTCGATCTCGAACGACTATGCAGATTTGAAACTTGCAGTCGATAGCACGCCGCTGAAAGCAAAAATCGAAGAGTTGAAAAGTGGAGGCAAAAAGTTCAAAGCTGCGGTGACGTTCCCCGGTGGAAACCATGACTTGTTTATGCGCTACTGGTTATCGGCAGGTGGAATCAATCCTGAAACCGATGTCGATATCGTCGTCGTTCCGCCGCCTCAAATGGTCGCTAACATGGAGACTAAGACGATGGATGCGTTCTGTGTGGGAGAACCCTGGAACGATCGCTTAGTCACTAAGAAGATTGGCTACACCGCGATTACCACGGGCGAATTCTGGAGAAATCACCCAGAGAAATCGTTCGCAATGAGAGCAGATTGGGTCGATAAGAATCCGAAAGCTGCAAAAGCATTGTTGGCAGCCGTGCAAGAAGCTCAAGTCTGGTGCGACAAAGACGAAAACAAAGAAGAAATGTGCAAAATCATTTCGGCTGATAAGTACATCAAAGCTCCGGTGGATGACATTCTCGAACGGGCGAGAGGCACGTTTGATATGGGTAACGGTCGTGTCTTAACCAACAGCGATTTACTCATGAAGTTCTGGCGTGAGAGTGCCTCCTTCCCATTCAAGAGCCACGATACCTGGTTTGTCACTGAAAATATGCGCTGGGGCAAGTTTGATGCCAATACCGATGTCAAAGCATTGGTGGACAAAGTGAATCGATCGGATCTGTGGCAAGACGCTGCAAAACTGATCGGGCAAGAAGCGGCAATTCCGAAAGATACTGCATCGCGTGGAGTTGAAACCTTCTTCGATAAAGTGACTTTCGATGCAGCAAATCCGAAAGCTTACCTGGATAGTTTGAAAATCAAGAAAGCCTAA
- the ntrB gene encoding nitrate ABC transporter permease: MTINPSLRPARSSKSSEALKKYGSLLIPVLICVGVALVIWQVLCMGPESKMPGPIKVIEQTWKLILDPFYDNGGTDKGLGLQILISLQRVALGYSIAAVVGVALGVLLGVSQFMQRGLDPIVQVLRTVPPLAWLPISLGIFQDNNPAAIFVIFVTAIWPIVINTAVGVQQIPQDYNNVAKVLKLSGKEYFFSILVPSTVPYVFGGLRIGIGLAWLAIVAAEMLKAEGGIGFKIWDAYNAGNEDSMSQIIICVLLVGLVGLALDRFVGWLGSRITSDH; encoded by the coding sequence ATGACTATTAACCCCTCTCTTCGTCCCGCTCGATCGTCTAAGTCCTCAGAAGCGCTGAAAAAATATGGCAGCTTACTGATCCCAGTTCTGATTTGCGTTGGTGTTGCTCTCGTGATCTGGCAAGTTCTCTGCATGGGTCCAGAATCGAAAATGCCCGGACCGATTAAAGTCATAGAACAAACCTGGAAATTGATTCTTGATCCGTTCTATGACAATGGTGGTACCGATAAAGGGTTGGGTTTGCAAATTCTGATTAGTTTGCAGCGTGTGGCTTTAGGCTATTCGATCGCGGCTGTCGTGGGTGTGGCGCTCGGTGTATTGCTCGGTGTGAGCCAGTTTATGCAGCGCGGTTTAGACCCGATCGTGCAAGTCCTTAGAACCGTTCCGCCGCTAGCATGGTTACCGATTTCGCTAGGGATTTTCCAAGATAACAACCCCGCTGCGATCTTCGTGATTTTCGTGACTGCAATTTGGCCCATCGTGATTAATACTGCCGTGGGTGTACAGCAGATTCCGCAAGACTACAACAACGTTGCGAAAGTGCTGAAGCTATCGGGTAAAGAGTATTTCTTTAGCATTTTGGTGCCGTCTACAGTGCCGTATGTGTTTGGTGGATTGAGAATTGGGATTGGTTTGGCGTGGTTAGCAATTGTGGCTGCCGAAATGCTGAAAGCAGAAGGTGGAATTGGCTTCAAAATCTGGGATGCTTACAACGCGGGTAACGAAGACAGCATGAGCCAGATCATTATCTGTGTGTTGTTAGTGGGTTTAGTCGGTTTAGCGCTCGATCGCTTCGTTGGCTGGCTCGGTTCACGCATTACTTCTGACCACTAA
- a CDS encoding nitrate ABC transporter ATP-binding protein (This model describes the ATP binding subunits of ATP-binding cassette (ABC) transporters for nitrate transport, or for bicarbonate transport, in bacteria and archaea.): MSVFLEVDHVDKVFPLKDGGEYIALKNIELKIKQGEFISFIGHSGCGKSTLLNIIAGLDRASTGGVILEGRQVTEPGPDRMMVFQNYSLLPWKTVRENIALAVEKVMKEAPKSERNEVVERHIDMVGLRHAADKKPKELSGGMKQRVAIARALAIRPKLLLLDEPFGALDALTRGNLQQQLMSIAQENNVTCIMVTHDVDEALLLSDRIVMLTNGPEAHIGQILSVPIPRPRARLEVVNHPSYYALRNEMIYFLNQQKRAKKRQTKERIAIAKNGLEKVNLEIGFVPLTDCAPLVVAQEKGFFKKHGLEEVTLSREPSWKAISEGIRTGRLDAAQMVAAMPLAMTLGYGGHAPQPVTTALVLSRNGNAITLKKSLLDQRVRSLSDFKRFIETTQDRAHTLGVVYPTSMHNLMLRYWLASGGIDPDQDLSLTVVPPPQMVSNLVAGNIDGYCVGEPWNSRAVKEGSGYVIATDMEIWQGHPEKVLGVREAWTNQHPETHNALVKALLEACEYCDDRRNREEILSLLARPQYVGPAAEFARPGLIDAYDKGTGEAPANLLRFNQFHVDNANCPGRVEGLWILTQLARWGITPFPRNWIEVTERVRRVDLYGRAAREIGFPDHEGDRKSFALFDGKVFNPDDPISYLNSFEIHGEVRIEEVNLDPVEIKTTVAA, encoded by the coding sequence ATGTCTGTTTTCCTAGAAGTTGACCACGTTGATAAGGTATTTCCGCTTAAGGATGGCGGCGAATACATTGCACTGAAGAACATTGAACTGAAGATCAAACAGGGCGAGTTCATTTCGTTTATCGGGCATTCGGGCTGTGGGAAGTCCACACTGCTAAACATTATTGCGGGACTCGATCGAGCTTCGACGGGTGGCGTGATTCTCGAAGGTCGGCAAGTGACAGAACCGGGACCCGATCGCATGATGGTGTTCCAAAACTATTCGCTCTTACCTTGGAAGACAGTCCGCGAGAACATCGCGCTGGCAGTCGAAAAGGTGATGAAAGAGGCTCCGAAATCTGAGCGGAATGAAGTGGTAGAGCGTCACATCGACATGGTGGGACTGCGCCACGCAGCCGATAAGAAGCCGAAAGAGCTATCGGGCGGGATGAAACAACGAGTCGCGATCGCAAGAGCGCTGGCAATTCGTCCGAAGTTACTTCTACTCGATGAACCGTTTGGGGCATTAGACGCGCTAACCAGAGGAAATCTACAACAGCAGTTAATGTCGATCGCGCAAGAAAACAATGTGACTTGCATTATGGTGACGCACGATGTGGATGAAGCATTGTTGCTTAGCGATCGGATTGTGATGCTAACAAACGGACCCGAAGCACACATCGGTCAAATCTTGTCTGTGCCGATTCCCCGCCCCCGCGCCCGATTGGAAGTGGTGAATCATCCGAGCTACTACGCTCTGCGAAACGAGATGATTTACTTCCTCAATCAGCAAAAACGAGCAAAGAAACGTCAGACGAAAGAGAGAATCGCGATCGCCAAAAACGGCTTAGAGAAAGTCAATCTCGAAATCGGCTTTGTTCCCTTAACCGACTGTGCGCCGCTCGTTGTTGCTCAAGAAAAAGGCTTCTTCAAGAAGCATGGACTTGAAGAAGTGACGCTCAGCCGCGAACCTAGTTGGAAAGCCATTTCCGAAGGCATTCGGACGGGTAGACTCGATGCCGCTCAAATGGTTGCAGCAATGCCGTTAGCGATGACGCTTGGATATGGTGGTCATGCTCCGCAACCCGTTACGACAGCACTGGTGCTATCGCGAAATGGAAATGCAATCACGCTGAAAAAATCGCTCCTAGATCAAAGGGTACGATCGCTGTCTGACTTTAAGCGGTTCATCGAAACCACACAGGATCGCGCTCATACGTTGGGCGTGGTTTATCCAACTTCGATGCACAATTTGATGCTGAGGTATTGGTTAGCATCGGGCGGCATTGATCCAGACCAAGACCTTTCACTCACAGTCGTTCCACCACCACAAATGGTGTCGAACCTGGTGGCAGGAAACATTGATGGGTACTGTGTGGGTGAGCCTTGGAACTCTCGTGCGGTGAAAGAAGGTTCAGGATATGTGATTGCAACAGATATGGAGATCTGGCAAGGACACCCGGAGAAAGTGCTAGGTGTGCGCGAAGCGTGGACGAATCAGCATCCAGAAACGCACAATGCGTTGGTAAAAGCACTCCTTGAGGCTTGCGAATACTGTGACGATCGCAGAAATCGCGAAGAAATTCTCAGTCTGTTAGCCCGTCCTCAGTATGTCGGTCCGGCAGCAGAATTTGCTCGCCCTGGGTTGATTGATGCCTACGACAAGGGAACGGGTGAAGCTCCCGCGAACTTGCTGCGCTTTAACCAGTTCCATGTGGACAACGCAAACTGTCCCGGTCGCGTCGAAGGACTATGGATTCTGACACAGCTTGCACGCTGGGGCATTACTCCCTTCCCACGCAACTGGATCGAGGTCACTGAGCGGGTTCGTCGCGTTGATTTGTATGGTCGTGCAGCGCGGGAAATCGGCTTCCCAGACCATGAGGGCGATCGTAAATCTTTCGCCTTGTTCGATGGCAAAGTGTTCAACCCGGATGATCCGATTAGCTATCTCAATAGCTTTGAAATTCACGGCGAAGTTCGCATCGAAGAAGTGAACCTTGATCCGGTTGAAATCAAAACAACTGTCGCTGCTTAG
- a CDS encoding nitrate ABC transporter ATP-binding protein (This model describes the ATP binding subunits of ATP-binding cassette (ABC) transporters for nitrate transport, or for bicarbonate transport, in bacteria and archaea.), which translates to MQILSTQAAQTEAQSAAPFVEIEGVSKVYPKRDGGENIVLQDVNLTVGEGEFVCVIGHSGCGKSTLLDMVSGFRQPSSGEVRVQGKRVEQPGPDRMVVFQNYSLLPWKTAFENIYLAVNAVYPEKSKADKTEIVNQHLAMVGLEEAANKKPGQLSGGMKQRVSIARALSIYPEVLILDEPFGALDAITKEELQEELLQIWAQHKVTVMMITHDIDEALFLADRIVMMTNGPAANIGEVMTVPFPRPRDRAALMEDPQYYTLRNQALDFLFGRYAHDDD; encoded by the coding sequence ATGCAAATTCTCTCAACTCAAGCCGCTCAAACCGAAGCCCAATCAGCCGCTCCCTTTGTCGAGATTGAGGGAGTTTCTAAGGTTTATCCGAAGCGAGACGGTGGTGAAAACATTGTTCTTCAAGATGTCAATTTGACCGTTGGCGAAGGTGAATTCGTTTGTGTGATTGGTCACTCTGGTTGTGGTAAGTCTACGCTGCTCGATATGGTTTCTGGTTTTCGTCAACCTTCGTCAGGTGAAGTGCGCGTTCAAGGCAAACGAGTCGAACAACCGGGACCCGATCGCATGGTGGTCTTCCAAAACTATTCGCTCTTACCTTGGAAGACCGCGTTCGAGAACATTTACTTGGCAGTCAACGCAGTCTATCCCGAAAAATCCAAAGCTGACAAAACTGAGATTGTCAATCAGCACTTAGCAATGGTGGGACTAGAAGAAGCAGCGAACAAAAAGCCCGGACAGCTATCCGGTGGGATGAAGCAACGGGTGTCGATCGCTCGTGCATTGTCGATCTATCCTGAAGTGCTCATTCTCGATGAGCCGTTCGGTGCGTTAGATGCAATTACCAAAGAAGAATTGCAAGAAGAACTGCTTCAAATCTGGGCACAGCACAAAGTTACTGTCATGATGATTACGCATGACATCGATGAAGCGCTGTTCCTTGCCGATCGCATTGTGATGATGACCAATGGACCTGCGGCAAACATTGGCGAAGTCATGACTGTTCCTTTCCCGCGTCCCCGCGATCGAGCAGCACTCATGGAAGACCCGCAATACTACACGTTGCGAAACCAAGCACTCGACTTCTTGTTCGGTCGGTATGCTCATGATGATGACTAA
- a CDS encoding DUF1830 domain-containing protein: MTSILCYYTNRSQAIQQIRLQKNPQRSLDRIVFPGEKFMFEALPEGLLEIYTYTATGLQLLQTIACEQLQVLQRDSAELET; this comes from the coding sequence ATGACCTCGATCCTGTGCTATTACACCAACCGTTCCCAAGCCATTCAACAGATCCGATTGCAAAAGAATCCACAGCGATCGCTCGATCGCATTGTGTTCCCTGGTGAGAAATTTATGTTTGAAGCCTTACCAGAAGGACTACTAGAGATTTATACTTACACTGCAACTGGATTGCAGTTACTTCAAACGATTGCCTGTGAGCAGCTACAAGTCCTTCAACGCGACTCAGCAGAACTTGAGACATAA